Below is a genomic region from Methanosphaera sp. ISO3-F5.
AATACTTAAGTTTATCAGTAAAATACTCCTTCTGATCAATAACAATATCAATCGTTGAACTGAAATCCTCACGTTTACGATAATAATAGAACACATCACTAATCACGCCCAACGCCTTCTTTTCAAGAAGAATCTTATTAACCAGAATAGCATCCTCTGAGAAAATAACATTAGTAGGAAACTCAAACGTATAAAACAATTCCCTCTTAAAAAAGGCAGAATTAGAAGCCAACTGTGGATTATTAGGTTCCTTAACCAAATCAATAACACGAGTACTTTCAAACTTAGAATTCAATACATGTGACTTCTCAAACCTGCCAAAAATCATCTGAGGAATAGAAACAACATCAGTTTCATCTTCATGTTCAACAAAAAACTCATAAACACTGCTTAAAACATTTTCATCAAGATAATCATCACTATCCAGAAAATTCAGATAACGTCCCCTGGCATGCTTAATACCATTATTACGTGCAGCAGCCTGACCCATATTCTCCTGAACCAGAACACGAATATTCTCAGGATACTTGCTCTGATAATCCAATGCAATACTCCTGGAAGAATCAGTACTGCCATCATCAACAATAATTAACTCAACATTCTCCTCAAAGCCCAATGACTGATTAATAACAGAATCAATAGCTTCACACAGATAATTCTGAGTATTATACATTGCCATTACTACAGAGAATTTAAAAGGAAAAACCGTTGAATATGGTGAAACAATAAACCGGTTATCATTAAATCGCAGAATATATTTTTCCTTGATGAAAAAATTATTAATCTTAGAAATCCTTGTCCCAGGCTTAAAATCAACTTTCAAATATGAAGACACAATATTATCCTCACAGAAATCTTGATTATCACCATTTTTATGGTAGTTAATTCTTAAGTTAATTTCATACTCTTCCAGGTCAACAAGTGGTACAGTAATACTAAAATTAAAACGGTACTGCCAATTTCTTGATAGGAAACTACGATTGTTCTCTTCATCAAAATCTGCTCGTATAGTCTTAAGTGAATTATCAGTTTTTACCAATGCTTCAATTGATAAATAGGATGTCTTGAAGTAACTGGTAAAATCACCCTCCAATAAGAGGTTATCCTTTTCAATATCAATATTATTTAACCAAAACTTATGCACACTAAGAGTATCAACCTTATAATCATCTATCTTTAGGAGAACATCCTCATCTAATATTTCGGAATGAAAATCATCATATTTAAAGTAGTATATGAAGTTTTTAAGAAAACTATCCCTGATGTTCCTGTTTTTAAGAATTACTTCATCATCAACATAATTCAAAACATTCCTTAATAAACGACAAAACTCTTCTTTATCCTTGTTTTCTTCAAAAATATCTAGAGTGTCCCTGTTTAAAAGTTTCTGCAAATCATATATTACTGTGTATTGTATGAACTTTGGAACTTCTCCCATTTTTTCAAGACAATAATCAAGTAAATCAATAAAATACTCCTTTAAACGTGGAATATAATATTCCATATGGTATGGTGCATTGTCATTTAATGAGTTAAGGGAATGTCTTAAACGAAGGTTATATTTAACATTCTTAACCATTCCATATCTCATCTTTTCTAATAATAACTTATTGATAAACAAGGAATCAGAGGAAGTGATTAAAGATTCCTTAAAAGCTTTTCCTGTTATGCACTCTCTTCTTATAAAACAGGAGGATATGCTTATTTGTGGCATATTCGGTTTTTTAATTAAATTTATTATTCCATCCTTGGTGTACTTATAATTTAATTCATGAGCACAGTTTCTTCTGCCAAAGTAGTATACTGGTATTGATACTAGGTCAAACTTGTCTGGATACTTGTTAAAGTGATCATTTACCTTTTCCAGTGCCTGTTCTGATAAGTAATCATCACTATCTAAAAAGTTAACGTATTCTCCACTTGCATGGGATAATCCATTATTTCTTGCTGATGATACTCCTCCATGTTCCTGTGAGATTACATGTATGTTTTCTGGAAATCTGTTCTTGTATGTCTGTGCAATTTCCAGGCTATTGTCATGGCTTCCATCATCAACTATTATTAGCTGAACATTTTCCTCAAATCCGATACTTTGTATAATAACTGAATCTATTGCCTGTTTTAGGTATGTTTGACTATTATAAACTGCCATTATTATTGAAAATTTAAATGGATATGTATGTTCTTCTGGTTTAATGTTCATCCTGTTACACCTTATTTTATGGGGGGTATGAAAAAAAGTAACTGCTTATTCTCTTTATGATGTTATTTTCTACATAAGATTTAAAGTTATTTATTAACAGATTATGGGGTGAAAGTGTAATATAATGATTTGTTCAGAGGAATATATGTTTTGTATCCTCTCTTTTGTTGAAAAAAAGAATGTGTGGTGGGGTGGTTATAATATTTCAGGAACTTCTTCGCTCTCTTCAGTATCTTCTTCTTCTGATTCTTCATTTTCTTCTTCGTCGAGAGCTGCTTGGTTGTAATCTTCTTCAGCATCAGTGAAATCTTCATCAGTATCCAGGTCTTCTCGTAAGAATTCTCTTTCATCTGGTGCACCATTAACCATTTCATCAAATTCTTTTCTTTTAAGTTTATCATGCATCTTTTCAAGGTAAGCATATACTGTTTTCTGTCTGGAACCGTCAAGAATCATTTCTATGGCTTCTCTTGCCATTTGTATGTTTTCAATTTTTCCGATGAGTGACACGGTTTTACCATAGATGCTGATTTCCACGTCTAGCATGTCGTGCATGATTTGTCTGGTTCGGCCGTTTTTACCTATTATTCTTCCTTTTTGTCTTACTAGTGCTTTCTTGGATTTTCCAACATAGTCTTGTAAGTTAATGATTTCTAGGATAAGATCATCATCTTGTAATCTTAATGCTAATTCTGGGTTAAATCCTCTTCCTATAGCTTTTATCATGTATCTTGCTTTCCATATTGCTAGAGGATCATCTGTTTCTTCTGTTGAACTGATGGAAATGTTTCCTGTTTCACTGTCTATTTTTAATTCAGTTTTTGTTATAATTTCAAGTTGGTGTTTGATTTTACCGTTTTTACCGATAGTTACTCCTACACGGTCTTTTGGTATTTTTAGATATTCTGTGTTTACCATAAATAAAAGCTCCTTAAATGTGGTGTTTATAATTAGTTATATCAAATAAAATAATATGATTGAATTTTTTTTCTGTATTTTAATTACTGTAATCTCACTTTAAAAAGATTATAATGAGATTATTTTTTTGGTGGTGATGATACTTAGCCTAGCATCTTCACATTCTATTATTATATTGGTTAAGATATTATTTAAAATTATTTATATTTTCATAAAACAATAAATTAGTTTTTCTTTTAGGGTATCATCTATCTGTTATACTTGTTTATTCAATTTAATTAAAATCATAGTCTTTAATAAAGTATATTTGTATAATATTAAGATTTTAAAAAAAAGTTTAAAATGGTGTGGAAAATTACAGATCCAATTCCTTCTCAAGCCGGACAAAAATAGACCTTTCCTCTTTCTGTTTTAAAATATCGCCACGAATCTCCTCGGGAGCCTCAATATCAAACATACAATTAGGACATTTAATATTAGCCCCACCACAATCATATCCACAATCACAACAGCCAGCATTCATATGATCAAACTCATGACCACAAATATCACACTTAATCAACATCATAATCAACCTTCACTCTTTTCTCACAATTCTGTTCTTAATATAATCAAATGTTAAATTTAAATTAAACTTCTTACTATCATAAACAATATTCTCAATATCCCTGTCCAACAACTGCATACTAGACGGATGACTAGTAAGTGTAGCCTGGGACACATCAATAACATAAGGATGGCCATGAGAATAAAGAATATTATACCTTGAAAGATCCCCATGAACAAGCTGAGCCTCATTATATGCTACATCCATGAAATCAATAATCTCCTCAAACACTTCACCCGCATTATCAAGCTTAATCTTGCTAAGAGGTGGAGCAGCACTAGCATCATCAGGGGAATGCTCCAAGTACTCCATAACGAGCACGTTTTCATTAGCAGTGTAAGGCTCAGGAACATTCAAGCCCAACTTATATAACCTGCTAAGATTCTTAAACTCCTTCTGAGTCCAAGCAGTAATAATCTGACGAGTATTATTTCCATGACTTTTAAAACGTGGATCCCCCGCTATATACTCCTTAATCTTCTTAAAATCAAGAGTAACTACCCTGTAAATCTTAACAGCAACTTCCTTGTCATCATCATCAATTCCAAGAAAAACGTTAGCCTCTTTACCAGTGCTTATAACACCATTCAAGCTCTTAAGATATCCCTGTTTAGCTAACTTATATAATACCTGCAAAGTCTTGTTATCAAACACTTCACTAGATACCTGCTTATCCTCAACACTCTTAAGCCTTTTTGTTTCCTCTAACTTTCGCATCTGGTTATCTGCATCCTGGTAATGTTTTTCCTTCAAGCAACATCCTCCCTTTAATAATCTTCTCTTATTCTAAGCAATACTCTTGACACAATATACAATACTGGTAATTCAATTAACGGCCCAACAACCAGGGCAATAGCAACCAACTCATGATTAGTGAAAGAACTAATTGCAATAGCCAATGCAAGGGGTGAATTACGGGCAAGAGTAGTTAGTGTAAGGCTTGCATAATCCTCGTAATTAAATTTTAATCTTCTGCTCACAACATAATCCAGTATAAAGTTCACAATAAAAAACAATATAACCGGAATAAACAGTACACCTATCTGGTCAAGATTACTTATTAAACTCTTAGCCTCAGTATTGAACAATCCAAAAATTGCAATACATAAGAAAGGCAACTGTAAACTACTGAAACCTGATGTTATCTTATCTTTAATAGGTTTATCCTTCAATATATATTTTACTATTAATGAAGCAATAAATGGTAATACAATAAATGTTATTAAACTATCAGCCAGATTCACTAACTCCAAACTATTGGAACTGGAGAAAAACAATAACAGATAAACCGGCAACAGTACCAGTTGAAGCACCAAGTTAAGTGGCAATATTGATAAACTAAGTGGCAGGTTTCCCTTACTCATCTTCGTAAATACAAGATACCAATCAGTACACGGAGTTAATATCAGCATCACAAATCCGATGAACAAGTCCAGATTACCATTTAAAAACAGGTTACCAAGAAAATAGCCGAATAATGGTGTCCAGATAAAATTAATGATTAAACTGGTGCTCGTAAATTTAATGTTTCTGAAACTATTCCTGATATCATTCAGTGGAACATCAAGAAATAGTGCAAACAGCATTAATGCTAAAAAAATAGTTATGAGTGATGGACTTATACTTCGAAGAAACTCTATATCATGTAACATCAAACCTAATATGACAGAACCAAAAATAAGTGCTGGCTCTAATTTTTCTATTAAGTCCATCGAAATGCTTTCCTTATTAATACTTATATTTTTAAGAATCCTCTTCTTTCAAGGTAGTTAGCTTCGGTACGTGTGTACCTCCATATGACGTCAGCTTTTTCATCACTTTGGAAGTCCCATGGTTTGACAAGTACCACATCACCTTCACGGATCCATATACGTTTTTTCATTTTTCCAGGTATACGGCATAATCTGATGTTCTTATCATTACATCTTACTTTGAGTTTTCCATGTCCAAGGATTTGTTCAACAATTCCAGGAATTTCTCCTTTTCGTGGACTTCTTACACGAACTGTTTGTTCTCCCTGCTGATTGTTGTTATTGTTCCTGTTTTTATTATTATTCTTATTTGATTTCTTCAAACTACATATCCTCCAAAATACTGTTTCATTTAAAAAGTAAATCCCTTTTAACCCTTTAAGGTTTAAAACCATCCTTATTAAATTGCACGCTTTATTATATTATTATATATATGGTATTGATTATATATTTTTTTCAAAAGAGAGCTAATTTTATCCTACTTTATTAATTTTAATTAATGATTTAATAGGTACATTATTCAAGTCATTTAGTCCCTTCTTATCAACAAGTACTGTGACTGCTACTGGTTGTGCACCATGAGTTTTACATACATTGATTGCATCGGTAATAGTAGTACCACTAGTTATTACATCATCAACAATAACAACTTTCTTGTTTTTAATGGTTGCAAAGTTGTTACTTATTGCTCCCTGTGCGGATTCATTCTTCATGTGTTTAACAGGGTGGAATACGGATAATTCTGCATCAAGTAAGTCTGCCATTATTGTTGCGAATGGTACTCCGCTGACACTTATTCCAACAACAACGTCTATTTCCTGTTCCTCGATTGCAAGGTCTGCTAGTGCGCTTGAAACGTACTGCATTCTTGCTGAACTGGATCCTACTGTTTTCCAGTTTATTGCGAAATCGTCAGGTTTTTGTTTTTGTTTGGTTTTGGTTACATTACTCATCTGCATGATTAACCATTGGGTTGTGTCCTTGGATATGTTTAATTCGTCAGCAATTTCACCTGTTGTTAATCCTTTGTTTCTTAATTCTGTTGCTTTTTCTATTAGTTTGTTGTTCATAGTACTCATCTTCTTTTAATCTAAATATATTAAACTTTTTTCTTTGGATGATTTCATTGCGGCATCAACAATTTTCAGTGCTTCAAAACCATCTTCTCCACTAACTTCTGGTGTGGTGTTATTTTGAACGGCATTAATGAATGAACGTAGTTCTTCTTTTAATGGTTCTTTGTTTTCTACTTTTACTTTTTCTACTTTATCATTTTCTTTGTAAACTGTTACGCTTTGTTCACCATAGTCTACTGATATTATTCCTTCTACTCCTGTTATGTTAAGTTGTCTTTTCTTGTATGGTGTTAGCCAGTTTGTTTCGAGAATTGTCAGTACATCGTTCTCGTATTTTGTCATGATTTCTGCATGATCTTCGAATGCACAGTTTTTAAGGTTGCTGCTCATATTAGCAAATACTGTATGAGCTTTACCATCAAATAAATAGTTAAATATGTCTATGTCGTGTATTGCAAGGTCGATTGCTACTCCAACATCTCTTATTCTTGGTGGGTATGGGCCTAAACGTTTTGCATGTGCAGTTACAACATCTCCTATTTCTCCGGCTTGGATTAATTCTTTAGCCACTCTTACTGCTGGGTTAAATCTTTCAACGTGTCCTGTTGCCAGCAGTACTCCTGCATCATGTGCTGCGTCTATC
It encodes:
- a CDS encoding arsenic resistance protein, which produces MDLIEKLEPALIFGSVILGLMLHDIEFLRSISPSLITIFLALMLFALFLDVPLNDIRNSFRNIKFTSTSLIINFIWTPLFGYFLGNLFLNGNLDLFIGFVMLILTPCTDWYLVFTKMSKGNLPLSLSILPLNLVLQLVLLPVYLLLFFSSSNSLELVNLADSLITFIVLPFIASLIVKYILKDKPIKDKITSGFSSLQLPFLCIAIFGLFNTEAKSLISNLDQIGVLFIPVILFFIVNFILDYVVSRRLKFNYEDYASLTLTTLARNSPLALAIAISSFTNHELVAIALVVGPLIELPVLYIVSRVLLRIREDY
- a CDS encoding Gfo/Idh/MocA family oxidoreductase, with the protein product MKETNVGVIGVGAMGYNHVRIYSELENANLLAISDMVRGTLDKVSKEFNTVGYVDMDNILQLDDIEAVNICVPTVFHHDVVMNAIEAGKNVLVEKPIASKLDEAQEMIDAAHDAGVLLATGHVERFNPAVRVAKELIQAGEIGDVVTAHAKRLGPYPPRIRDVGVAIDLAIHDIDIFNYLFDGKAHTVFANMSSNLKNCAFEDHAEIMTKYENDVLTILETNWLTPYKKRQLNITGVEGIISVDYGEQSVTVYKENDKVEKVKVENKEPLKEELRSFINAVQNNTTPEVSGEDGFEALKIVDAAMKSSKEKSLIYLD
- the eif1A gene encoding translation initiation factor eIF-1A, whose translation is MKKSNKNNNKNRNNNNNQQGEQTVRVRSPRKGEIPGIVEQILGHGKLKVRCNDKNIRLCRIPGKMKKRIWIREGDVVLVKPWDFQSDEKADVIWRYTRTEANYLERRGFLKI
- a CDS encoding orotate phosphoribosyltransferase-like protein, with protein sequence MNNKLIEKATELRNKGLTTGEIADELNISKDTTQWLIMQMSNVTKTKQKQKPDDFAINWKTVGSSSARMQYVSSALADLAIEEQEIDVVVGISVSGVPFATIMADLLDAELSVFHPVKHMKNESAQGAISNNFATIKNKKVVIVDDVITSGTTITDAINVCKTHGAQPVAVTVLVDKKGLNDLNNVPIKSLIKINKVG
- a CDS encoding glycosyltransferase; this encodes MNIKPEEHTYPFKFSIIMAVYNSQTYLKQAIDSVIIQSIGFEENVQLIIVDDGSHDNSLEIAQTYKNRFPENIHVISQEHGGVSSARNNGLSHASGEYVNFLDSDDYLSEQALEKVNDHFNKYPDKFDLVSIPVYYFGRRNCAHELNYKYTKDGIINLIKKPNMPQISISSCFIRRECITGKAFKESLITSSDSLFINKLLLEKMRYGMVKNVKYNLRLRHSLNSLNDNAPYHMEYYIPRLKEYFIDLLDYCLEKMGEVPKFIQYTVIYDLQKLLNRDTLDIFEENKDKEEFCRLLRNVLNYVDDEVILKNRNIRDSFLKNFIYYFKYDDFHSEILDEDVLLKIDDYKVDTLSVHKFWLNNIDIEKDNLLLEGDFTSYFKTSYLSIEALVKTDNSLKTIRADFDEENNRSFLSRNWQYRFNFSITVPLVDLEEYEINLRINYHKNGDNQDFCEDNIVSSYLKVDFKPGTRISKINNFFIKEKYILRFNDNRFIVSPYSTVFPFKFSVVMAMYNTQNYLCEAIDSVINQSLGFEENVELIIVDDGSTDSSRSIALDYQSKYPENIRVLVQENMGQAAARNNGIKHARGRYLNFLDSDDYLDENVLSSVYEFFVEHEDETDVVSIPQMIFGRFEKSHVLNSKFESTRVIDLVKEPNNPQLASNSAFFKRELFYTFEFPTNVIFSEDAILVNKILLEKKALGVISDVFYYYRKREDFSSTIDIVIDQKEYFTDKLKYYFMELIDYAKFKESRVPRFLQYMIAYDLQWLLQQPDLDLLESEIELREFWYYLDNIVKHIDVPVIVNNEYIKDLFRKNFFLYLKLKDLHAEIVDVDVKLKIRNRQIDSISRHKLWLDIVEIDGDMLKISGMFGSYFNSDFISVQAVREGDCTSCYTADFVRYSSRSNMRFLGIDWQFKYCFDVEVPLDIGDCSVSLRVNYHKDGDNGNFSEDNLVSQYLFIDFRDHANMSFISDYIVCEPYIVSFSDNRFRVSSYSYGGLLSYEAGVWSNLLSDRPSGFVIALFIRFIYMCLYPFIRRRDRDILLFMDRVNSAGDNATYLYDYAKSLKDGNRKYFVISKSCSDYKMMAKKGGVLAHKSLKHKLFYLFADKIVTSHPYDSYLNPFYSSEDDKRGLYRGLNTSKVYFLQHGVIYADQSDWLRKYDKNLYLFNTSSDIERESLYSEGYNYDRSIIQTLGLPRFDALSNEDKKIILIVPTWRNYLGNVDLLLASDYYNDLNTLLSDESFVDLAGRYGYRIVFKAHPKLEELAGSGGVRELFDVHEDIVVSCDEGYQDLLNESSLMITDYSSVFFDFAYLKKPVIYYQPRDDYHHGKMYLDFSRDAFGRVVRCESELLDNVERYLGNGCMMEDEFVERVDNFFKFIDKDNCRRVYDWICEH
- a CDS encoding serine protein kinase RIO → MKEKHYQDADNQMRKLEETKRLKSVEDKQVSSEVFDNKTLQVLYKLAKQGYLKSLNGVISTGKEANVFLGIDDDDKEVAVKIYRVVTLDFKKIKEYIAGDPRFKSHGNNTRQIITAWTQKEFKNLSRLYKLGLNVPEPYTANENVLVMEYLEHSPDDASAAPPLSKIKLDNAGEVFEEIIDFMDVAYNEAQLVHGDLSRYNILYSHGHPYVIDVSQATLTSHPSSMQLLDRDIENIVYDSKKFNLNLTFDYIKNRIVRKE